A stretch of the Acomys russatus chromosome 23, mAcoRus1.1, whole genome shotgun sequence genome encodes the following:
- the LOC127206663 gene encoding thioredoxin-like, whose amino-acid sequence MVKLIESKEAFQEALATARDKLIVVDFSATWCGPCKMIKPFFHSLCKKYSNVVFLEVDVADCQDVAADCKVKRMSTFQFCKKKGQKVGEFSGANKEKLEASILDFA is encoded by the coding sequence ATGGTGAAGCTTATCGAGAGCAAGGAAGCGTTCCAGGAGGCCCTGGCCACTGCCCGAGACAAGCTTATAGTTGTGGACTTTTCTGCCACGTGGTGTGGACCTTGCAAAATGATCAAGCCCTTCTTTCATTCCCTCTGTAAAAAGTATTCCAATGTGGTGTTTCTTGAAGTAGATGTGGCTGACTGTCAGGATGTTGCTGCGGACTGTAAAGTCAAACGCATGTCAACCTTCCAGTTCTGTAAAAAAAAGGGTCAAAAGGTGGGTGAATTCTCTGGCGCTAACAAGGAAAAGCTTGAGGCATCTATTCTTGACTTTGCCTAA